A stretch of Physeter macrocephalus isolate SW-GA chromosome 8, ASM283717v5, whole genome shotgun sequence DNA encodes these proteins:
- the LOC129391349 gene encoding protocadherin beta-15-like isoform X2, producing MEAGGERFPKQRQVLILFLLLGVALAGWESRRYSVMEETESGSFVANLAKDLGLGTGELAAREARVVSEDNEPWLQLDLQTGELILSEKLDREEMCGPTDPCVMHFQVLLKKPLGVFRAELLVRDINDHSPEFPEREMTLKILETSPPGTVFPLKTAQDLDVGNNNIQNYNISHNSYFHVSTRNWGDGRKYPELVLDKELDREEQAELRLTLTALDGGSPPRSGTAQVRILVLDVNDNAPEFAQTHYQVQVPENSPVGTLVVKVLARDLDTGTNGEISYSLFYSSQEISTTFEVSSISGEVRLIKKLDFETVSSYELYIDASDGGGLSGKCSVSIEVMDVNDNSPELTISSLTSPIPENSPETEVALFRIRDRDSGDNGRMTCSIQDDLPFLLKPSAENFYTLVTNGALDRESKAQYNITITVTDMGTPRLKTEHNITVLVSDVNDNAPAFTQTSYTLSVRENNSPALHIGSVRATDRDAGANAQVTYSLLPPLDPHVPLASLVSINPDNGHLFALRSLDYEALRAFEFRVGAADRGSPALSSQALVRVLVADDNDNAPFVLYPLQNASAPCTELVPRAAEAGYLVTKVVAVDGDSGQNAWLSYQLLKATEPGLFGVWAHNGEVRTARLLGERDAAKHRLMVLVKDNGEPPLSASVTLHVLLVDGFSQPYLPAPEAEAADAAPAAALTVYLVVALASVSSLFLFSVLVFVAVRLCRRGGAASVGRCPVPEGPFPGHLLDVSGTGTLSQSYQYENPD from the exons ATGGAGGCCGGAGGGGAGCGCTTTCCTAAACAAAGGCAAGTCCtgattctctttctcttgctGGGAGTGGCTCTGGCAGGCTGGGAATCCCGTCGTTATTCCGTGATGGAGGAAACTGAGAGCGGCTCCTTTGTGGCCAATCTAGCTAAGGACCTGGGGCTGGGAACGGGGGAGCTAGCTGCGCGAGAAGCCCGGGTGGTGTCCGAGGACAACGAACCCTGGTTGCAGCTTGATCTACAGACTGGGGAGTTGATATTAAGTGAGAAACTGGACCGGGAGGAGATGTGCGGCCCCACAGATCCATGTGTAATGCATTTCCAAGTGTTACTGAAAAAACCACTGGGAGTATTTCGAGCTGAGCTACTGGTGAGAGACATAAACGATCATTCTCCTGAGtttcctgaaagagaaatgaCACTGAAAATCCTAGAGACTAGCCCTCCTGGGACCGTGTTTCCTCTGAAAACAGCCCAGGATTTGGACGTGGGCAACAACAACATCCAAAACTACAATATCAGTCACAACTCTTACTTCCATGTTTCCACCCGCAACTGGGGGGACGGCAGGAAATACCCAGAGCTGGTGCTGGACAAAGAGCTGGATCGCGAAGAGCAGGCCGAGCTCAGATTAACCCTCACAGCGCTGGATGGCGGCTCTCCGCCCAGGTCTGGCACCGCCCAGGTCCGAATCTTGGTCTTGGACGTTAATGACAACGCCCCTGAGTTTGCACAGACACACTACCAGGTGCAGGTCCCAGAGAACAGCCCTGTAGGCACCCTAGTTGTGAAGGTCTTAGCTAGGGATTTGGACACTGGAACAAACGGAGAGATATCATATTCCCTTTTTTATAGTTCTCAAGAGATAAGCACAACTTTTGAGGTAAGCAGCATTTCAGGAGAAGTTCGACTAATTAAAAAACTAGATTTTGAGACAGTATCCTCATATGAGCTGTATATAGATGCGTCTGATGGTGGGGGACTTTCTGGAAAATGCTCTGTCTCCattgaggtgatggatgttaacgaTAACTCCCCAGAACTAACTATTTCATCACTTACCAGCCCCATTCCTGAAAATTCCCCCGAGACAGAAGTGGCCCTGTTTAGGATTCGAGACCGAGACTCAGGAGACAACGGAAGGATGACTTGCTCCATCCAGGATgatctccccttcctcctgaaACCATCTGCAGAGAATTTCTACACCCTAGTAACAAATGGGGCGCTGGACAGAGAGAGTAAAGCCCAATATAATATCACCATCACCGTCACAGATATGGGCACACCGAGACTGAAAACCGAGCACAACATAACCGTGCTGGTGTCCGACGTCAACGACAACGCCCCCGCCTTCACCCAGACCTCCTACACCCTGTCCGTCCGCGAGAACAACAGCCCCGCCCTGCACATCGGCAGCGTCCGCGCCACAGACAGAGACGCGGGCGCCAACGCCCAGGTCACCTACTCGCTGCTGCCGCCCCTCGACCCGCACGTGCCCCTGGCCTCCCTGGTGTCCATCAACCCGGACAACGGCCACCTGTTCGCCCTGAGGTCCCTGGACTACGAGGCCCTGCGGGCGTTCGAGTTCCGCGTGGGCGCCGCCGACCGCGGCTCCCCCGCGCTCAGCAGCCAGGCGCTGGTGCGCGTGCTCGTGGCGGACGACAACGACAACGCGCCCTTCGTGCTGTACCCGCTGCAGAACGCCTCGGCGCCCTGCACCGAGCTGGTGCCCAGGGCGGCCGAGGCGGGCTACCTGGTGACCAAGGTGGTGGCGGTGGACGGCGACTCGGGCCAGAACGCCTGGCTGTCGTACCAGCTGCTCAAGGCCACGGAGCCCGGGCTGTTCGGCGTGTGGGCGCACAACGGCGAGGTGCGCACGGCCCGGCTGCTGGGCGAGCGCGACGCGGCCAAGCACAGGCTGATGGTGCTGGTCAAGGACAACGGCGAGCCGCCGCTGTCGGCCAGCGTCACGCTGCACGTGCTGCTGGTGGACGGCTTCTCGCAGCCCTACCTGCCGGCCCCGGAAGCGGAAGCGGCGGATGCGGCCCCGGCCGCCGCGCTCACCGTCTACCTGGTGGTCGCCTTGGCGTCGGTGTCTTCGCTCTTCCTCTTCTCGGTGCTGGTGTTCGTCGCGGTGCGGCTGtgcaggaggggcggggcggcCTCGGTGGGTCGCTGCCCGGTGCCCGAGGGCCCCTTTCCGGGCCACCTGCTGGACGTCAGCGGCACGGGGACCCTGTCCCAGAGCTACCAGTACGAG aaccctgactga
- the LOC129391349 gene encoding protocadherin beta-15-like isoform X1, which translates to MEAGGERFPKQRQVLILFLLLGVALAGWESRRYSVMEETESGSFVANLAKDLGLGTGELAAREARVVSEDNEPWLQLDLQTGELILSEKLDREEMCGPTDPCVMHFQVLLKKPLGVFRAELLVRDINDHSPEFPEREMTLKILETSPPGTVFPLKTAQDLDVGNNNIQNYNISHNSYFHVSTRNWGDGRKYPELVLDKELDREEQAELRLTLTALDGGSPPRSGTAQVRILVLDVNDNAPEFAQTHYQVQVPENSPVGTLVVKVLARDLDTGTNGEISYSLFYSSQEISTTFEVSSISGEVRLIKKLDFETVSSYELYIDASDGGGLSGKCSVSIEVMDVNDNSPELTISSLTSPIPENSPETEVALFRIRDRDSGDNGRMTCSIQDDLPFLLKPSAENFYTLVTNGALDRESKAQYNITITVTDMGTPRLKTEHNITVLVSDVNDNAPAFTQTSYTLSVRENNSPALHIGSVRATDRDAGANAQVTYSLLPPLDPHVPLASLVSINPDNGHLFALRSLDYEALRAFEFRVGAADRGSPALSSQALVRVLVADDNDNAPFVLYPLQNASAPCTELVPRAAEAGYLVTKVVAVDGDSGQNAWLSYQLLKATEPGLFGVWAHNGEVRTARLLGERDAAKHRLMVLVKDNGEPPLSASVTLHVLLVDGFSQPYLPAPEAEAADAAPAAALTVYLVVALASVSSLFLFSVLVFVAVRLCRRGGAASVGRCPVPEGPFPGHLLDVSGTGTLSQSYQYEFPSFQFKWPS; encoded by the exons ATGGAGGCCGGAGGGGAGCGCTTTCCTAAACAAAGGCAAGTCCtgattctctttctcttgctGGGAGTGGCTCTGGCAGGCTGGGAATCCCGTCGTTATTCCGTGATGGAGGAAACTGAGAGCGGCTCCTTTGTGGCCAATCTAGCTAAGGACCTGGGGCTGGGAACGGGGGAGCTAGCTGCGCGAGAAGCCCGGGTGGTGTCCGAGGACAACGAACCCTGGTTGCAGCTTGATCTACAGACTGGGGAGTTGATATTAAGTGAGAAACTGGACCGGGAGGAGATGTGCGGCCCCACAGATCCATGTGTAATGCATTTCCAAGTGTTACTGAAAAAACCACTGGGAGTATTTCGAGCTGAGCTACTGGTGAGAGACATAAACGATCATTCTCCTGAGtttcctgaaagagaaatgaCACTGAAAATCCTAGAGACTAGCCCTCCTGGGACCGTGTTTCCTCTGAAAACAGCCCAGGATTTGGACGTGGGCAACAACAACATCCAAAACTACAATATCAGTCACAACTCTTACTTCCATGTTTCCACCCGCAACTGGGGGGACGGCAGGAAATACCCAGAGCTGGTGCTGGACAAAGAGCTGGATCGCGAAGAGCAGGCCGAGCTCAGATTAACCCTCACAGCGCTGGATGGCGGCTCTCCGCCCAGGTCTGGCACCGCCCAGGTCCGAATCTTGGTCTTGGACGTTAATGACAACGCCCCTGAGTTTGCACAGACACACTACCAGGTGCAGGTCCCAGAGAACAGCCCTGTAGGCACCCTAGTTGTGAAGGTCTTAGCTAGGGATTTGGACACTGGAACAAACGGAGAGATATCATATTCCCTTTTTTATAGTTCTCAAGAGATAAGCACAACTTTTGAGGTAAGCAGCATTTCAGGAGAAGTTCGACTAATTAAAAAACTAGATTTTGAGACAGTATCCTCATATGAGCTGTATATAGATGCGTCTGATGGTGGGGGACTTTCTGGAAAATGCTCTGTCTCCattgaggtgatggatgttaacgaTAACTCCCCAGAACTAACTATTTCATCACTTACCAGCCCCATTCCTGAAAATTCCCCCGAGACAGAAGTGGCCCTGTTTAGGATTCGAGACCGAGACTCAGGAGACAACGGAAGGATGACTTGCTCCATCCAGGATgatctccccttcctcctgaaACCATCTGCAGAGAATTTCTACACCCTAGTAACAAATGGGGCGCTGGACAGAGAGAGTAAAGCCCAATATAATATCACCATCACCGTCACAGATATGGGCACACCGAGACTGAAAACCGAGCACAACATAACCGTGCTGGTGTCCGACGTCAACGACAACGCCCCCGCCTTCACCCAGACCTCCTACACCCTGTCCGTCCGCGAGAACAACAGCCCCGCCCTGCACATCGGCAGCGTCCGCGCCACAGACAGAGACGCGGGCGCCAACGCCCAGGTCACCTACTCGCTGCTGCCGCCCCTCGACCCGCACGTGCCCCTGGCCTCCCTGGTGTCCATCAACCCGGACAACGGCCACCTGTTCGCCCTGAGGTCCCTGGACTACGAGGCCCTGCGGGCGTTCGAGTTCCGCGTGGGCGCCGCCGACCGCGGCTCCCCCGCGCTCAGCAGCCAGGCGCTGGTGCGCGTGCTCGTGGCGGACGACAACGACAACGCGCCCTTCGTGCTGTACCCGCTGCAGAACGCCTCGGCGCCCTGCACCGAGCTGGTGCCCAGGGCGGCCGAGGCGGGCTACCTGGTGACCAAGGTGGTGGCGGTGGACGGCGACTCGGGCCAGAACGCCTGGCTGTCGTACCAGCTGCTCAAGGCCACGGAGCCCGGGCTGTTCGGCGTGTGGGCGCACAACGGCGAGGTGCGCACGGCCCGGCTGCTGGGCGAGCGCGACGCGGCCAAGCACAGGCTGATGGTGCTGGTCAAGGACAACGGCGAGCCGCCGCTGTCGGCCAGCGTCACGCTGCACGTGCTGCTGGTGGACGGCTTCTCGCAGCCCTACCTGCCGGCCCCGGAAGCGGAAGCGGCGGATGCGGCCCCGGCCGCCGCGCTCACCGTCTACCTGGTGGTCGCCTTGGCGTCGGTGTCTTCGCTCTTCCTCTTCTCGGTGCTGGTGTTCGTCGCGGTGCGGCTGtgcaggaggggcggggcggcCTCGGTGGGTCGCTGCCCGGTGCCCGAGGGCCCCTTTCCGGGCCACCTGCTGGACGTCAGCGGCACGGGGACCCTGTCCCAGAGCTACCAGTACGAG TTTCCATCTTTCCAGTTCAAATGGCCATCATAG
- the LOC102991530 gene encoding protocadherin beta-18, giving the protein MEPGEGSPQQIRQALLFFVFLGGSLVCSETWRYSVAEETEIGSFIGNVVKDIGLGVEDLAARGARVIFDDYKPYLQLDRQTGNLILNEKLDREALCDLTEPCILNFQILFENPLQFFRAELRVKDINDHTPTFLDKHILLKISESTTPGTSFQMDSAQDLDVGKNAVQNYTLSPNHHFHLKLQDSEEGRKYAELLLDQPLDREKEPELRLTLTALDGGSPPRSATALVRVLVSDVNDNAPEFERSVYEVLVPENSPLGSLVVKVSATDLDAGLNGELSYSFSHVSRDIRKTFEIHPISGEVRLKALLDFELIKSYTINIQAIDGGSLSGKSAILVSVVDVNDNPPEIVITSLTSPIPENSSPEMVVAVFSLRDQDSGDNGRMVCSIQDNLPFLLKPTFKNFYTLVTDSPLDREKRAEYNISITVTDMGTPRLKTENNITLLVSDVNDNAPAFTQTSYTLSVRENNSPALHIGSVRATDRDAGANAQVTYSLLPPLDPHVPLASLVSINPDNGHLFALRSLDYEALRAFEFRVGAADRGSPALSSQALVRVLVTDDNDNAPFVLYPLQNASAPCTELVPRAAEAGYLVTKVVAVDGDSGQNAWLSYQLLKATEPGLFGVWAHNGEVRTARLLGERDAAKHRLVVLVKDNGEPPLSPAAALTVYLVVALASVSSLFLFSVLVFVAVRLCRRGGAASVGRCSVPEGPFPGHLLDVSGTGTLSQSYQYEVCLKRGSGTSEFKFLKSVASNHQESVNDVEENSNFINGFGFN; this is encoded by the exons ATGGAGCCGGGAGAAGGAAGCCCTCAGCAGATAAGGCAAGcgctgcttttctttgttttcttgggtGGGTCTTTGGTGTGTTCAGAGACCTGGCGCTATTCTGTGGCAGAGGAAACGGAGATAGGCTCTTTTATAGGCAACGTGGTGAAAGACATAGGTTTGGGCGTGGAAGACCTGGCTGCGCGAGGGGCCAGAGTCATCTTTGATGACTATAAACCATACTTGCAGTTGGATCGGCAGACTGGCAACTTGATCTTAAATGAGAAACTGGACCGGGAGGCGCTTTGCGATCTCACCGAGCCATGCATATTAAATTTCCAGATATTATTTGAAAATCCTTTGCAATTTTTTCGAGCTGAGCTTAGGGTCAAAGACATAAATGATCACACTCCCACGTTTCTAGACAAACATATACTTCTGAAAATCTCAGAAAGTACTACTCCAGGAACCTCATTCCAAATGGACAGCGCTCAGGACTTGGATGTAGGAAAGAATGCTGTTCAAAACTACACATTAAGCCCCAATCATCATTTCCACCTTAAACTGCAAGACAGTGAGGAGGGTAGAAAATACGCAGAGCTGTTGCTGGACCAACCTCTGGATCGAGAAAAGGAGCCTGAACTTAGATTAACACTAACAGCCCTGGATGGTGGGTCTCCGCCCAGGTCTGCAACTGCACTGGTGCGTGTGTTGGTCTCAGATGTCAATGACAATGCCCCAGAGTTTGAGAGGTCCGTCTATGAGGTTTTGGTACCAGAAAACAGCCCTCTGGGCTCCTTGGTCGTCAAAGTGTCTGCTACAGATTTAGATGCAGGACTAAATGGAGAACTATCTTATTCATTTTCCCACGTCTCCAGAGACATACGGAAAACATTTGAAATCCATCCCATTTCCGGCGAAGTCCGTTTAAAAGCACTTCTGGATTTCGAGTTAATTAAGTCTTATACAATAAATATTCAGGCCATTGACGGTGGGAGCCTTTCAGGAAAATCAGCAATTTTAGTTAGTGTTGTAGATGTGAATGACAACCCACCAGAAATAGTCATAACATCACTTACCAGCCCCATACCGGAAAATTCGTCACCTGAAATGGTAGTCGCTGTTTTTAGCCTACGAGACCAAGACTCTGGGGACAACGGGAGGATGGTTTGCTCAATTCAGGACAATCTCCCCTTTCTCTTGAAGCCTACCTTCAAAAATTTCTACACCCTGGTAACCGATAGCCCTctggacagagagaagagagccgAGTACAACATTAGCATCACCGTCACTGACATGGGAACCCCCAGGCTGAAAACCGAAAACAACATAACCTTGCTGGTGTCCGACGTCAACGACAACGCCCCCGCCTTCACCCAGACCTCCTACACCCTGTCCGTCCGCGAGAACAACAGCCCCGCCCTGCACATCGGCAGCGTCCGCGCCACAGACAGAGACGCGGGCGCCAACGCCCAGGTCACCTACTCGCTGCTGCCGCCCCTCGACCCGCACGTGCCCCTGGCCTCCCTGGTGTCCATCAACCCGGACAACGGCCACCTGTTCGCCCTGAGGTCCCTGGACTACGAGGCCCTGCGGGCGTTCGAGTTCCGCGTGGGCGCCGCCGACCGCGGCTCGCCCGCACTCAGCAGCCAGGCGCTGGTGCGCGTGCTCGTGACGGACGACAACGACAACGCACCCTTCGTGCTGTACCCGCTGCAGAACGCCTCGGCGCCCTGCACCGAGCTGGTGCCCAGGGCGGCCGAGGCGGGCTACCTGGTGACCAAGGTGGTGGCGGTGGACGGCGACTCGGGCCAGAACGCCTGGCTGTCGTACCAGCTGCTCAAGGCCACGGAGCCCGGGCTGTTCGGCGTGTGGGCGCACAACGGCGAGGTGCGCACGGCCCGGCTGCTGGGCGAGCGCGACGCGGCCAAGCACAGGCTGGTGGTGCTGGTCAAGGACAACGGCGAGCCGCCGCTGTCG CCGGCCGCCGCGCTCACCGTCTACCTGGTGGTCGCCTTGGCGTCGGTGTCTTCGCTCTTCCTCTTCTCGGTGCTGGTGTTCGTCGCGGTGCGGCTGtgcaggaggggcggggcggcCTCGGTGGGTCGCTGCTCGGTGCCCGAGGGCCCCTTTCCGGGCCACCTGCTGGACGTCAGCGGCACGGGGACACTGTCCCAGAGCTACCAGTACGAGGTGTGTCTGAAGAGGGGGTCTGGGACCAGCGAGTTCAAGTTTCTGAAGTCTGTTGCCTCCAATCATCAGGAGTCTGTAAATGATGTAGAGGAAAACTCAAACTTTATAAATGGTTTTGGATTCAATtag